A single window of Rhodococcus jostii RHA1 DNA harbors:
- a CDS encoding Hsp70 family protein, translated as MSSVLGVSVGASAVRLARPDSVNRDDAGSRLLPDFRAQVVAAGRDLPEELAAESIGVVLAGAPDAGQVRATGVAYRDEAQAGAVQAAMARQQLANYQLVTEASAALKFLDVSGALGDHATLMFYDLGSSGLTVSVVDRATGKVVETVRTDTVSGDVFDRLIRDNQLENKRIEEPGDAAAGLALDLRCREAKERLSTGGAVAVPGDGGLLLLSRGVFDALIGVTVESSARLARDVITRSGRTPDAVVLIGGGARIPLVRSVLQSWLGLPVVVPDHPELVAAQGAALLAQQVVQPPAEVVRVIPPPYTPQSAPDTVVATYQAPSATVARTGAPSSTPSWLSAAAPPPSQQVAKPQIRGAALAGSALAVVAVIGLGLGYGKNLLARTEGSSQPVTTQLTTESPVVTEVATPSPTTPPPPPTSEAVEAPVQTASQIRIPEPAPAPPAPPPAPLFPGLPQIQLPPLQLPELPTFPGT; from the coding sequence ATGAGTTCGGTTCTAGGTGTGTCGGTCGGTGCGAGCGCGGTGCGCTTGGCACGACCCGACTCCGTGAACCGTGACGACGCCGGGAGCCGGCTCCTCCCAGACTTCCGGGCCCAGGTCGTCGCCGCGGGGCGGGACCTACCGGAGGAACTCGCCGCCGAATCGATCGGCGTCGTCCTCGCCGGGGCACCCGACGCCGGGCAGGTCCGAGCCACCGGGGTCGCCTACCGCGACGAAGCCCAGGCAGGCGCCGTCCAGGCGGCGATGGCCCGGCAGCAACTCGCCAACTACCAGCTCGTCACCGAAGCGTCTGCGGCACTGAAGTTCCTCGACGTCTCGGGCGCCCTCGGCGACCATGCGACGCTCATGTTCTACGACCTGGGCAGCTCCGGGCTCACCGTGAGTGTCGTCGACCGGGCGACGGGGAAGGTGGTGGAGACGGTCCGCACCGACACGGTGAGCGGAGACGTCTTCGACCGGCTGATCCGCGACAACCAGTTGGAGAACAAGCGGATCGAGGAGCCCGGCGACGCGGCAGCCGGGCTCGCGCTCGACCTCCGCTGTCGTGAGGCGAAAGAGCGGCTGTCCACCGGCGGTGCCGTCGCGGTGCCCGGTGACGGCGGGCTGCTGTTGCTGTCCCGCGGCGTCTTCGACGCGCTGATCGGTGTCACCGTCGAATCCTCGGCACGTCTCGCCCGCGACGTCATCACGAGGTCGGGACGAACCCCCGACGCCGTGGTGCTCATCGGCGGCGGTGCCCGCATTCCCCTCGTGCGGTCGGTGCTGCAGTCGTGGCTCGGGTTGCCGGTCGTCGTTCCCGATCACCCGGAACTCGTTGCGGCACAGGGTGCTGCGCTGCTCGCCCAGCAGGTGGTGCAGCCACCCGCCGAGGTCGTCAGGGTCATCCCGCCGCCCTACACACCGCAGTCCGCACCGGACACAGTCGTCGCCACCTACCAGGCTCCGAGCGCGACCGTCGCACGCACCGGTGCGCCGTCGAGTACTCCGTCCTGGCTGAGCGCCGCCGCGCCGCCGCCGAGTCAGCAGGTGGCCAAGCCCCAGATACGGGGGGCCGCGCTGGCGGGCAGCGCACTCGCCGTGGTCGCGGTGATCGGTCTCGGGCTCGGGTACGGCAAGAACCTGCTGGCCCGCACCGAGGGCTCGTCTCAGCCGGTGACCACACAACTCACCACCGAATCGCCGGTCGTCACCGAGGTGGCCACACCGTCCCCGACGACGCCCCCGCCGCCTCCGACGTCCGAGGCCGTCGAAGCGCCGGTCCAGACGGCGTCGCAGATCCGGATTCCCGAACCGGCGCCCGCACCGCCGGCCCCACCGCCCGCGCCGCTGTTCCCCGGTCTGCCGCAGATTCAGTTGCCGCCGCTCCAACTGCCCGAACTCCCCACGTTCCCCGGAACGTAG